A region from the Cannabis sativa cultivar Pink pepper isolate KNU-18-1 chromosome 9, ASM2916894v1, whole genome shotgun sequence genome encodes:
- the LOC115724055 gene encoding protein LEAD-SENSITIVE 1 — MKLFSIDESSLQAGDHIYSFRNAHIYSHHGIYVGENRVIHFTRTGGNNDDDDDHIKKIKKSSNYRCEDCGYNPKKRIGVVKSCLDCFHKDHRLFRFEYGVSSKKFLLSRRTGTCSTGSCIYSLDEVVRRATDMLNSVEGFGDYILLENNCETFAVFCKTGKRVSLQAFSMKNKGIIAFKDFTSQSFSLKNTATTMFNLAVTQKFDTLRYDIRVHQQDYDGDDR, encoded by the exons ATGAAGTTATTTTCCATTGATGAGAGTTCACTCCAAGCAGGAGATCACATTTACAGCTTCAGAAACGCACACATCTACTCCCACCACg GAATATATGTGGGGGAAAATAGAGTTATACATTTCACAAGAACAGGAGgtaataatgatgatgatgatgatcacaTCAAAAAAATCAAGAAGAGTAGTAATTATAGGTGTGAAGACTGTGGATACAATCCAAAGAAGAGAATAGGGGTTGTTAAGTCATGCCTAGACTGTTTCCATAAAGACCATCGACTTTTTCGATTCGAGTACGGTGTTTCATCAAAGAAATTCCTCCTCAGCCGCCGCACGGGAACATGCAGCACTGGATCTTGCATCTACTCCCTAGACGAGGTTGTTCGACGAGCCACTGATATGTTAAACTCGGTCGAGGGGTTTGGGGACTACATCCTTTTAGAAAACAACTGCGAGACATTCGCAGTGTTCTGTAAGACTGGCAAACGAGTAAGTTTGCAAGCTTTTTCTATGAAAAATAAAGGGATCATTGCTTTTAAGGACTTCACATCCCAATCTTTCTCTTTGAAGAACACTGCTACAACTATGTTTAATTTGGCCGTGACACAAAAATTTGATACACTTCGATATGATATAAGGGTGCATCAACAAGATTATGATGGAGATGATCGATAA